The genomic stretch aaacaaaataatttattataaacctCAACTCTTAATAGAtaatttgaatgacaaaaaataaaattttatgtataaaagaatatgaatttaaatctcttttaataacatattaaaatcaaacttttaacttactTATAAAATCGATTATTAAACCTAGGATTTATCCTGCTCTATGTGATTAATTTCGacctaaataataatacaacTCAGATAAAATTTCCCATTACCAATATATACATAGAAAATTGCTTACAAAATAATCAAAGGTTATTagtcaaactaaactaaaatgcTTTTACCCCAGCTTAAttaacttataataataatttaaaaaaaaaacaaaaaaaagggtaaaatcccatatgaatttttattttatttttgttttgtgttagGTTGGGACCAAATCCTAAATTTGCTTGAAGTAAAGCTCATGGTTGCCTAATTAATTCACCCATCAAATTGCTTTCATATTCATTCAAGGAAATATGTATCACAATACATCACATTAGttcacataataattttttaataaaattatgtataaatgatatattatttatataattaaatgatcttaaattaaagataaaataatatttaagtacataattacacattatttgtatacctaaattatatattaaaactgtatatatataacattactcgtAAATATATAGTATGATTTTTTACATCAAAAGGATAAATATGTGCTTAAGTGAATGACTAATTAGATACAAGCAAAAATCATTGGTTTTcatcaaatgtatatttatgtTGGTCAATTACAAAATCTTGGTATACAATTGGAAAGGAGTTGATGATTAGTTATTTTGCAATTCAAGCAAACCCCTCTCCTCTTGTCCCCacttcataatttatttatttatttatttataataaggaCAAAAGGGTTATGCCTTGTTGGGGGATTCCTAATGATGCTCTAACTTAATCATGCACCAACTAGTCAtagtcaaaataattttgatcaaTGACTACAAATGGACCAACCTTTGCATCTTTAAAGCAAGAGGGTACTATAATttccaattattattattattggcatcaactttgaaaatgaCTTGCATTAtctcatattaatattttgttttttttcttcttcaataataataaacccTCATGTGTTTAATCTTTTTTCcattaattgtatatttttttaatgaaaaacttttatttgagTCGAATCatcttttttaaacaatatttatatatatatatactttttttgtaaatattctTTCCGTAATTAAGAGTTTATAAGATAAAAGCACGATCCACccatatctttctttttcttttctttgcccCTTTCTTTCTAATCGAACTTTTTCCTCAAGTGAACCAAAATAAAGCaaaacttttttctcttttaaatttcaattaatgtAACCAAAGACAACAtgtgtaaatttatttatttcaattatgaataacattaataataataatagtcaCATGGTCAGAAGTTTTCCAGGTTTCATGTTCATATCAAACATGTCAACGTGAAACATGAAATATCTCTgggtcattttatatttattttcaatgttgCACCATAAATTGATAGAGAGAATatgcattatttatatatctcttcttctttacgtatatatcaataaagttatatgtgcattttttttatatacaatttagatatacagataatatgtcatcatatgattagatgattttgaattgaagataaaataatagtcaatcatataatgatacatcatttatatatctaaacaCACGAGGGTCAATTTCCTCTCCACTTTATCACCTAATAGTAAGATTGGTATGAAAACTTTTCAATTCTGGTGTTTAAGTGGTTAAACATATTCACCAATAGCTGAAAAGGATCCAAACCATTACCGGTATGGAGCTAATGTCAAGTGTAACCTTGGCATGAAGTTTACTTTCTCAAGGTAAGTTGCAATGCCCTCATCACGGTGCGGTCTTTTTGGTCTCAATTCCGGTTTACCCATTTTGCctcattattatatattaaaaatgtgtatacataatattattctatacAAATatgcaacatttttttttattggtatgctaaaaaaatacatttatattatacaattgtCTAGTTGAGCTCAAAgcaaaattatcatcaaatcTTAAagtcttaaaagaaaaaaacataacaattCAATTGATTCAACAAAATCTTAAGCAATATTTATAAGATGTACAAGtggaaaattttatcaatttaataaaattttaatttttttatcaaaggaGAAACTTGTTTAGgtgatatgaaataaaaataaaaagaaatcataGGAGGAACATTTAGAAACTTTGAATCAATTCCTTAATTGTTGGGTATGcatattaaattaacaaatatcaatataaatttttagagcaatattatacatatctgttttatatatatataaatgaatatatatttatatatgttactatatgattaaatatttttttatttttaatttaaaatcatttaatcgtataataatataaattaaatatagataatttttatattaaaaataaatacacacaattttattattgaaatatttaaacatGTCCCAAAATCAATTTGGAGGCACGCTTATGTGGGCAATAATGTAAAGTAATTACTTTTGACATGACACCTACGTGGCACACACTAAGCAAAATTAATGCTTAATTATCAAGTGctcttaaattatattatattatatttcttggGTGATTTGGGATATGCCCTTTTTTGATACTTGTATGATTCCTGTCATCATGGGGATGAATTGAAAGAGCATAAAAcctcaaatataattttaaaaaaaaaatattgtttgtgttatgctattttttataaaatggtaTAGTTGATGATAGAATAAAATTGATTGATCTTAGGAGAAAAtggtaattataataataataataataataatttaacatattatcaatataatttttatattataaaaaaataatattatatatatctattttaaatatataaatatgtatatataatttttttattattattataaaaatattattttattatcaccactgaaattcaaaaacatttctctcaaatttatgagttaaaatttatcataattatatttaaaaatttggcACTTTGaccaacataaaattaaaaatattatttgttgaCCCATCGGTTTGTTCTTATCTAATCTTATCTAAGctgtaattaattatataaaaaaaaaaaaaaaaaattattatcgaGTTGCTGGGGGTTACTGTCAGGCGgcccaaataaaaaataatatgcagATATTCTTCTGCACacattgaattatataaataataggaaaaattattctattttatctCGCGAtgtgaaataaattatacataataatcCACACAGTGATGGATCTATCAAGAATTATcatgtattaataattaaatctaaaaattatccattattttttaattctgaaaatatatttgtttaattgggAGAACCCAAACACTTGTCCGTTATTATTTTTTGGGTGggtttgttttattataattatgttgagattacttttttttaataactgaaAGTGTTATCCGAATTTggtaaatagataaatttaaaatataataattaaactcataaaTATTTGcaccaaattcaaattttataaacataataaaaacttaaatttagagcttcactttgaaaattataattcttcACTAATTTTGTTAACCATTAAGATCAATTACATAGAGATTTTACTCATACAACAAAACACAGGGATCTTGATGATATTTGGAAATTTTTAAACTACATCATGTGGCCCATATAGTTGTTAAAATCTCAGAAACATCCCTGCTGCTAATGATCTGAACGCTTCCCCGTACAATGCAGAGGAAAAGTAATGGCTTGTTATTGTGATGAGgtataaatcaatataacaaatgCTAGTAAAAGTGCAAATTAGTAACATACAACTGTTTGATGAATCGTTTAAGAAGAAAAGAGACCAAAAAGTTCTATTTTACAAAATCCAAAACTCTATATTGGTTGAGTGAGGCCTACCAACATCTATTAAAAAGGAATCCCAGTGCAGCTAAAGATGAGTTTCAGGTTTGTTAAAGTCCTTCATATGCCCAGAAGATTGGTAAATTCTGGTGCCTCCAGGATTTGAGCCGGACTACAAGAAGATTTATAATGCTGTTCTGTATAGAGCTATATCACAAGCAATTAGTTGAATCATCACTTTCACTACAAAACCACCTCTTCAATGTGATTGTGATGAGGGTCCTTGAAGCCTTGTTCCTTGTCAAGTTCTTTTATTAGCTTTTCAATCTGTCTTCTGTATATTGGCATGAAATGATCACTTATCATGGTCTGTGACAGCCTCAGTTTACTATACAGCCTCCGGGAGGTAAGAAAAACTCTAACCTTAGGCTCTGTCGATGGCTCATCACTGCCGGAATTGCTAGAAGACAGTGTATCACTTTCAGAGTCGTGATCCACAAGAGTCACTATATGCATGATCTTTCCTGGAGGAAAAAACCTGTGTGCTTCCTTCATTTCTGGTGCAGAGCTCTCCGCCTGATCTTCACCTACCTCTGCAATGGCTGCTGCTTCTTCTTCCCTTATTTCTTTTACCACGTCACCATCCTCATCATCCCTTCTGTCATAAAGCTCATGTTCAAGTTGTTGCCACAACTCCACTTCAGTCCTTCGGTCTTCATGTGAATTGTGGCTCATAAGGTCTTCACTGTCTTCCTCAGTGTGGGAACACAATTCAGACACAATTTCTGAAGTCCATTCCAATTCTACAGAAGAAGAGACAGGAAGTTGAATATTTTCCATTGAagttttggttgaaattttCTTGGGAGATATAAGAAGAGGTCCAGAAGTTCCAGTTTTGGAGGTAGAACATTCTAGGgagtcttcctcttcttttgaGTTTGAACGAACAGCCAAGGCTCGACGACGGGGTCCAATGCATGACCATGAGGACAAGTTCAGTGAAGGGCGTGTCAAAGCTGCCTGAGCCATGCTCTGGGCTCTTCTCATAACCACCTGTACACAATAAAAGTAGCTAAATAAACTAAAGTATACTCAAAGATAATCATCAGCACATGCACAATCAAGACAAGGACCGACTCGAGTACAAACAATAGCATACAAGCTGAAAAACAATAAACTTAAGCTAATCCTATGCTTAGATGCATGAACATTGAGCACTAATTTTTCAATACATAAGGTGTTTGGAAACAGCGAGGGAGTGCCTGATATCTCAATTGATCTATAGTACAAGTGAAGACCAGACTATAAACACagttaaaaatttgttagatttgaaAAAGACAAGATATTTTGATTGATCACTACAATATCCAGGTAATAAAGATAATTTGCAGGACAAGGACCGACTCGAGTACAAACAATAGCATACAAGCTGAAAAACAATAAACTTAAGCTAATCCTATGCTTAGATGCATGAACATTGAGCACAAATTTTTCAATACATAAGGTGTTTGGAAACAGCGAGGGAGTGCCTGATATCTCAATTGATCTATAGTACAAGTGAAGACCAGACTATAAACACagttaaaaatttgttagatttgaaCAAGACAAGATATTTTGATTGATCACTACAATATCCAGGTAATAAAGATAATTTGCAGGACAATGAACTTAATCTAGTCAAAATGAGAATACCTGTGTACCATTAGAAACTGGGCGCAGAATTGCGCCAGCCCCAGCAACTTTTGCTTTAGCACTTGCAATGGAAGGAAGGCGGGATCCCAGTGCTGATGCAGATCGATAGACAGTACTAAGAATTCTTGTATGCTCAATCTGATTCCTTAGATCATTCAGCCAAGCCGACGCGGTCACCTGAAAAGTGTTACATTTTGTAAGAGgcaagataaatttttttttgaggCTAAAGGGATAGGCATGAGCAATATGTTTCAGCAAATGCAATTAATGTTAAACTATATTTTATCAAGTACTGGTTAGCAAGAATGCCAAGTCCTAATGTATTTCATGTGGAGGGAGAAGTAAGTTGTATAAATTGGTGATAAAACTGGTAAGACTGATTTAGAATCTTGTTAAGAATAAAGCATACCAACTCTCATAAGGACACATATCATGATCGCTTCAAAAGAAATTAAGATATTGCCAGAGAAAATTTATAACAGCCTTCATATGACATGCTAGCACATCATGATCACTTGAAGAGAACAGGTGACAGAACACACAAATACAAAAACTATCAATTGATAGACAAACAACAAGTGCCCATTTTATAATTCAGCCATACTGTAATGCAAAGTAAAATACAATGTGTTAAGATGGAAACATATAATGACGACATAGCTATAATACAGATTGGCAATTCATCAAGGGAacttcaaaattcaaatctgGAGTCTTTTATCAAGGCAGAAATTGAACTAGGTAAGAAAATAACCTCAGCTCGCAAGTCATCCACTGAAGCAGCAGAGAAAGTTGGCACTAAGTCCGCTCCATTTATAACAGAAGTAATGAAATCATTCCCCGACTCGGCCAGTTCCCATGTCATACAAGCAGCTGCACATGACATCCAGTTAGCTCTAAGAATGTATTCAACTGATAAAAGATTCATCTAGCAGACTGAACAAGACATAtattaaaatggaaaaacatgTCACTGtgaaaaaacattaatataaagGCATCAGCCCTTGGTGGGTTCACATGTACACATTCCTAGGTTATACTGTAAAAGAAActcaatttcagtttttttagaaCTAAACGAACAAACCTGGAGCAAATGCAACACAGGTTGTTGTTGACAATTCCTTCCGCTCACGCAATACATAAGTTAAAAGAGCTGCAGTGCCTCCACCCAGTGAGTGCCCAACAATCtgttaaaaatcaacaaaagtaaACTCCAAAATCTATTCACTGGCCATCAAATCACATCAATCAAAATTGAAGAACCTTTAAAGTATGAGcatatttttgaagaaattaCATCAACAATAATGGATGTATATAGAGGTATTGGGAACTtgcagagagagagagcaagagagcaagagagagagagagaggctaCGAAATCAACAACCACTTTTCAAGCCAATCAATGAAGAATTGCAGCAAACACACAACACACGAAAAGACAGTACACACTTGACCATTTTTGGAGCAAAAATATCTCTTGTAGAGAACAGAGATTTATAAATGCACCATGAGCTGAATTCCACATTCCACATTTAtcatttctaattttcttttcattctctttccTTCTTCATTAGTTTAACTTAGTTACACTAAGCAGGCttcttcataaaaaaattataatcgaATCTACAATATAAAGTGATTTGTTTAATGCTTCTGAGAATTTTTTGTGTTGGACATGTGAGGACATGGCTCTAGTGCCCATCAGTATTCCACAATAATAAAGACAGCTATAAGGGAATGTACTTATGTTTGCCTAAAATATGTAAAACACTTTAAGGGTGCTATCTCtatataacttatttatatatgatttcaaaagacttgttaaaattttaaatttcaacttaCATTTCcgactaaaaaaattaaactaaaccagCAAGGAGATGCACAGAAAACTAACCAGGTTACAAACTTACCCTAAGTTTATAATCAGGATACTCATCAAGTGCTTTAAGAAGACAAGGACTGGAAAGTTTAGCAATCCACCGTGCAGCTGCAACCATACCACAATGTGCATAACCTAAAACTAAATTGCTCACTCCTCCTTCATGCACCACAGTGTGATGGAATGGCACCACAGCTCCAGTGGCAGCAGTCAGAGTATCCTTCATACTATGTGTTCCACGAATCAACAAGAGAAAGCACTTTGTTTTGTGATCAACCAAAATCGTAAAAGCTGGTTTCAGTATCTGCATAGATCAACAACAATCCACCCATATCAAGTTAGAGAAACTAATAAATCAATCACCACAAACATGAATCAGTTAAAAGATAACATACTCCTGCTTTCGGTTCCTGAAGAAGAACATTGTCTTCAGCATACCCAGTTTCCTCCAGAAATAGAGGAAATGGCTTCTTTGAAAAATGCCAACACAGGGTTAACAAATTCAGCAGATACTTTAATTCTGCAGTAATCTCGAGTCCTTCAAGTTGTATACTATCTTTACCACCAAATATGCTGCCAACATGCAAGTTTCCCTGAAAGTCGTGCTTATATTTCAGAATCATTGCCAGATAACCTCATTCACAATAAATCACTTCAAATCATTGCATAACTCATATTCTAGAAATATCAAGGATGCTTA from Mangifera indica cultivar Alphonso chromosome 6, CATAS_Mindica_2.1, whole genome shotgun sequence encodes the following:
- the LOC123218778 gene encoding uncharacterized protein LOC123218778 isoform X2; its protein translation is MATATMATAAGAAALLYYTLNRKLQSDTSHDDDDDDDDNDSDVAATSHAPLGIERVSHRLIQAPATWLETISTLSETLRFTYSETLGKWPIGDLAFGINFLLKRQGNLHVGSIFGGKDSIQLEGLEITAELKYLLNLLTLCWHFSKKPFPLFLEETGYAEDNVLLQEPKAGILKPAFTILVDHKTKCFLLLIRGTHSMKDTLTAATGAVVPFHHTVVHEGGVSNLVLGYAHCGMVAAARWIAKLSSPCLLKALDEYPDYKLRIVGHSLGGGTAALLTYVLRERKELSTTTCVAFAPAACMTWELAESGNDFITSVINGADLVPTFSAASVDDLRAEVTASAWLNDLRNQIEHTRILSTVYRSASALGSRLPSIASAKAKVAGAGAILRPVSNGTQVVMRRAQSMAQAALTRPSLNLSSWSCIGPRRRALAVRSNSKEEEDSLECSTSKTGTSGPLLISPKKISTKTSMENIQLPVSSSVELEWTSEIVSELCSHTEEDSEDLMSHNSHEDRRTEVELWQQLEHELYDRRDDEDGDVVKEIREEEAAAIAEVGEDQAESSAPEMKEAHRFFPPGKIMHIVTLVDHDSESDTLSSSNSGSDEPSTEPKVRVFLTSRRLYSKLRLSQTMISDHFMPIYRRQIEKLIKELDKEQGFKDPHHNHIEEVVL
- the LOC123218778 gene encoding uncharacterized protein LOC123218778 isoform X1 yields the protein MSFRILFMATATMATAAGAAALLYYTLNRKLQSDTSHDDDDDDDDNDSDVAATSHAPLGIERVSHRLIQAPATWLETISTLSETLRFTYSETLGKWPIGDLAFGINFLLKRQGNLHVGSIFGGKDSIQLEGLEITAELKYLLNLLTLCWHFSKKPFPLFLEETGYAEDNVLLQEPKAGILKPAFTILVDHKTKCFLLLIRGTHSMKDTLTAATGAVVPFHHTVVHEGGVSNLVLGYAHCGMVAAARWIAKLSSPCLLKALDEYPDYKLRIVGHSLGGGTAALLTYVLRERKELSTTTCVAFAPAACMTWELAESGNDFITSVINGADLVPTFSAASVDDLRAEVTASAWLNDLRNQIEHTRILSTVYRSASALGSRLPSIASAKAKVAGAGAILRPVSNGTQVVMRRAQSMAQAALTRPSLNLSSWSCIGPRRRALAVRSNSKEEEDSLECSTSKTGTSGPLLISPKKISTKTSMENIQLPVSSSVELEWTSEIVSELCSHTEEDSEDLMSHNSHEDRRTEVELWQQLEHELYDRRDDEDGDVVKEIREEEAAAIAEVGEDQAESSAPEMKEAHRFFPPGKIMHIVTLVDHDSESDTLSSSNSGSDEPSTEPKVRVFLTSRRLYSKLRLSQTMISDHFMPIYRRQIEKLIKELDKEQGFKDPHHNHIEEVVL
- the LOC123218778 gene encoding uncharacterized protein LOC123218778 isoform X3, producing MAYWGFGIRDQFSIEEGNLHVGSIFGGKDSIQLEGLEITAELKYLLNLLTLCWHFSKKPFPLFLEETGYAEDNVLLQEPKAGILKPAFTILVDHKTKCFLLLIRGTHSMKDTLTAATGAVVPFHHTVVHEGGVSNLVLGYAHCGMVAAARWIAKLSSPCLLKALDEYPDYKLRIVGHSLGGGTAALLTYVLRERKELSTTTCVAFAPAACMTWELAESGNDFITSVINGADLVPTFSAASVDDLRAEVTASAWLNDLRNQIEHTRILSTVYRSASALGSRLPSIASAKAKVAGAGAILRPVSNGTQVVMRRAQSMAQAALTRPSLNLSSWSCIGPRRRALAVRSNSKEEEDSLECSTSKTGTSGPLLISPKKISTKTSMENIQLPVSSSVELEWTSEIVSELCSHTEEDSEDLMSHNSHEDRRTEVELWQQLEHELYDRRDDEDGDVVKEIREEEAAAIAEVGEDQAESSAPEMKEAHRFFPPGKIMHIVTLVDHDSESDTLSSSNSGSDEPSTEPKVRVFLTSRRLYSKLRLSQTMISDHFMPIYRRQIEKLIKELDKEQGFKDPHHNHIEEVVL